The following proteins are co-located in the Apis mellifera strain DH4 linkage group LG11, Amel_HAv3.1, whole genome shotgun sequence genome:
- the LOC408320 gene encoding uncharacterized protein LOC408320, giving the protein MRLFVLLLATVLITCHASSVIEIYRNNEYDEYENKGGQLVGFLEKLKEYVKNGNSKLCIPVLDPLQIKNMSIELNEKGLISLKGILKNLRSNGLSDYKVNQGDFMLAGLKVDVGLLFNQINVMTDYNVTGTLVDSFSIFGNGNIRVAIKGLNVTVDLKLGVKNNKLNISKLTFNVHLKEFDCAITGLYNDEEVSKLLSKAITEVLPGLLDDYQTEISNYASPIIANTLNNKFLNNLSLKDLIDIIKG; this is encoded by the exons ATGCGCCTCTTCGTATTGCTTTTAGCCACCGTGTTGATCACCTGTCATGCGTCATCCGTGATCGAGATATATC GAAACAACGAATACGACGAGTACGAGAACAAAGGAGGTCAACTGGTtggatttcttgaaaaattgaaggaatatgtaaaaaatggaAACTCCAAGCTTTGTATTCCCGTTCTCGATCCTCTTCAAATCAAGAATATGAGTATCGAATTGAACGAGAAGGGTTTGATCTC ATTAAAAGGTATACTGAAGAACTTACGTTCCAATGGTTTATCCGATTACAAAGTGAATCAAGGCGATTTTATGCTCGCTGGTCTCAAAGTCGACGTCGGCCttcttttcaatcaaattaatgTTATGACCGACTACAATGTAACCGGCACACTCGTCGATAGTTTTTCCATCTTCGGTAATGGAAACATCCG cgTGGCTATTAAAGGTCTTAACGTAACGGTAGACTTGAAATTGGGCGTGAAGAATAACAAGCTAAACATTTCGAAACTGACGTTCAATGTCCATTTGAAGGAATTCGAT TGCGCCATCACCGGATTATACAACGACGAGGAGGTGTCCAAGCTTTTGAGCAAAGCTATTACCGAGGTGTTACCCGGATTACTCGACGATTATCAAACTGAGATATCGAATTACGCGAGTCCGATTATTGCCAACACGTTGAACAACAAATTCCTCAATAATCTCTCGTTGAAAGATttgatagatataattaaaggTTGA